One genomic window of Caldivirga maquilingensis IC-167 includes the following:
- a CDS encoding archaellin/type IV pilin N-terminal domain-containing protein, which yields MDYSSKRMRRGIEPIVAAILLIVITVVAAVLLYFWFSGYLSATTTRVSQISAPEEAQIIGVNYAPTSNYLVVFLQNVGQIPITIAQAYILNSTTLNVVCSLAISGYTPLPSSVSSTSGPVSSVSTVTIGGSGAVAIFLGLSGCSLSPNTIYVVKLVTARGTQITYEFST from the coding sequence ATGGATTATTCAAGTAAAAGAATGAGGAGGGGTATTGAACCCATAGTGGCCGCAATACTATTAATAGTGATAACTGTGGTGGCTGCAGTACTACTTTACTTCTGGTTCTCAGGATACTTATCGGCAACCACGACAAGAGTATCACAAATATCGGCACCGGAGGAGGCTCAAATAATTGGAGTTAACTACGCCCCCACTAGCAATTATTTAGTCGTATTCCTTCAGAATGTTGGGCAAATACCTATAACCATAGCGCAGGCATATATATTAAATAGTACAACACTCAATGTAGTATGTTCACTAGCAATAAGTGGGTATACGCCATTACCTAGTTCAGTCTCCAGTACATCGGGCCCAGTATCATCAGTATCCACTGTAACCATAGGAGGCAGTGGTGCGGTAGCTATATTTCTTGGTTTATCAGGCTGTAGCCTAAGTCCAAACACCATATATGTGGTTAAGCTTGTTACTGCTAGGGGTACTCAGATAACTTACGAGTTCTCAACGTAA